In Labrys monachus, the genomic stretch GCAGATCGACGAGCTGCACCTTGAGCATCCCTTCGCCGGTTCTCGCATGCTGCAAGGTCTTTTGGCTGCCGATGGGCACCAAGCCGGACGGTTGCACGTCGCCACGCTGATGAAGCGCATGGGGATAGAGGCAATCTACCGGCGACCGAACACCTCGAAACCAGCGCCGGGACACAAGATCTATCCCTATCTCCTGCGCGAACTGCCGGTGACCAAGCCCAATCAGGTCTGGGCGATGGACATCACCTACATCCCGATGCGGCGTGGCTTTGTCTATCTGGCAGCCGTGGTGGATTGGTTCAGCCGCCGCGTGCTGTCCTGGCGGCTCTCGATCAGCATGGAGGCGGACTTCTGTATCGAGGCGGTCGAGGAGGCTCTGGTGCGTTATGGCAAGCCGGAAATCTTCAATACCGATCAAGGCAGCCAGTTCACCAGCGAGGCCTTCACCGGCTTGCTGATCAAGAACGACATCAAGATCAGCATGGATGGCAGGGGCGCCTGGCGCGACAATGTCTTCGTCGAGAGAATTTGGAGGTCGGTGAAATACGAGGAAGTCTATCTCCACGCCTACGACACGGTGTCCCAGGCCCGCGCCTCGATCGGCCGATATTTGATTTTCTACAATACCCGCAGACCCCATTCGAGCCTTGACCGGAAGACACCCGATCAGGCCTACTTCAGCCAGCCAACCCCAATCCCGGCCGCGGCATAATACGGGCTGAAATCCACTTA encodes the following:
- a CDS encoding IS3 family transposase (programmed frameshift) — its product is MTRRARRNHGPAFKAKVALAAIKGEKTLNELAQQFDVHTNQISQWKTQLLEGATGVFGAGGTAVPASSGVDVKTLHAKIGELTLENDFLGRSAHQGRPSERKKMIDRTHELPITRQAKALGLARSSVYYLPRPVPPADLTLMRQIDELHLEHPFAGSRMLQGLLAADGHQAGRLHVATLMKRMGIEAIYRRPNTSKPAPGHKIYPYLLRELPVTKPNQVWAMDITYIPMRRGFVYLAAVVDWFSRRVLSWRLSISMEADFCIEAVEEALVRYGKPEIFNTDQGSQFTSEAFTGLLIKNDIKISMDGRGAWRDNVFVERIWRSVKYEEVYLHAYDTVSQARASIGRYLIFYNTRRPHSSLDRKTPDQAYFSQPTPIPAAA